The Streptomyces sp. NBC_01463 DNA window AGGGACGCGGCCGGCGGGCTCGATCTCGGCCCGCTGTGGCTGCTGATGAACGAGCGCGGTCACAGCCCGGACTTCTTCTGCCCGCCGCCGCAGGGGCCCCTCACCACCTTCGAGGAGGAGATCGCGGGGGTGCGGGCCGTCGATCCGGCGCTGGCGCGGGAGGACATGGTGCTGGCGCTCGCCGGCCGGCCGGGCGCGCTGGACTCCCCCGCCGGGCGTGCGCTGCTGGCCGATCCCGCGCGGACCGTGCGGGAGCTGGCCGATCTGCTGGAGCGGGCCTGGCGGGCGCTGATCGAGCCGCACTGGCCCCGGCTGCGCGCCCTGCTGGAGGCCGATGTGGCCTACCACTCGCGGCGGCTGGCGGCGGTCGGCTTCGAACGGCTGCTGGGTGAGCTGAGTCCGCAGCTGAGCTGGGCGGACTCGACGCTCACCATCGCCCGCACGTCGGGCCGGCACACCCGGGTGCTCGGCGGGCAGGGGCTGGTGCTGATGCCGTCCGTCTTCGCCTGGCCGAACGTGGTCGGCGGCTTCGAGCCGCCCTGGCTGCCCGCGGTGATCTACCCGGCGCGCGGCATCGGCGGACTGTGGACGGAGCCCGCCGACAGCACCCCGGACACGCTCGCCCGGCTGCTGGGGCGGGCGCGCGCCGACGTCCTGTGCGCGCTGGACGAGCCGGCGGGCACCACGGCGCTCGCCCACCGCCTCGGCCTCGCCCCGTCCTCCGTGTCGGAGCACCTGTCGGTGCTGCGGGCGTCCGGGCTGCTGACGTCGCGCCGCTACGGCCACCAGGTGCTGTACGAACGGACGCCGCTCGGCATCGCGCTGGCCGTGCCGCAGCACCCGTAGCCACGGCAGGTCACAGGCCCAGCGTGCTGAGGCGGTCCTCGTAGCGGATGGCGAGGTCCTCGGGCTCGTCGGCCGGCTGGTCCCACATGCCGTCCAGCTCGGCCCGGACGGCGGCGGGCAGTGCCTCGTAGCGCCGGCTCCACGAGTCGCCGTCCGGCATCCAGTAGCCGACGACCTTGAAGCGCCCCGCCGGCAGCCCGAGTTCCCTGCGCAGATAGCGGCGTACGGCACGCAGCGCGTCCGTCTGGCCGGCGACCCACACGTAGCCGCCGGTCAGGTCCGTGCCGGGCGGGACCGCGGCGGCGACCAGTTCGGCCAGCCGGCTGGGGCCGTGGCCGTTGCCGCCGTAGGTCCAGGTCGCCCGGACACCTGGCCGGTCCGGGAGCGGCTGCACGCAGGACGCGTCGGGGACCTCCAGGACCGCCCGGGTCGTGATGTGGCCCCGGCTGTTCTCGACGAGGCGCCCGACGGCGGGCAGACCGCTCAGGTCGGAGACGAGGACCTGCCAGGAGAGGTCGTCGGGCGGACTGTAGAGGCCGGTCGGGGAGTTGAGGCCGATCACGTCCCCGGGGCGGGCGGCGGCGGCCCAGGTGGACGCCGTCCCGTGGCCGTGCAGCACGAAGTCGATGTCGATCTCGCCGGTCTCCGGGCGGGCCGCACGGACGGTGTAGGTGCGCACCGGGGCCTCGGGCCGCCCTTCGGGGGTCTGCCAGCCGCCGTTCTCCGTCGCGTCGGGCAGGGAGACGTCGGTGCGGTCGGGGCCGTGCGGGAGGAACAGCCGGACGTACTCGTCGCCGACGCCGGTGGAGGTGAACGCGGCGAGGCCCTCGCCGTGGAACGTGATGCGGACCATGGTCGTGGTGAGCGGCCGGACGCGGGCCACCACGGCGCGGTGAATGGTCATGAGTGCTGCTCCTTCAGGTGCGGGGTCGGGGTCGGGATCGGGTGCGTGGCCGGGCCCGGAACCGGGCCGGGACGGGGCACGGTGGCGGCGCGGTTGCCGGTGTACGCCTGCCAGAGCGCGGCGTACTCACCGGCGGCGGCGAGCAGTTCGTCGTGCGTGCCCTGCTCGGCGACCTCGCCGCGGCGGAGCAGCAGGATGCGGTCCGCGTCGCGCGCCTGCTCCAGGCGGTGCGCCACGATCACGCTGGTGCGGTCCCGTGTGACGCGTGCGAGTGCCGTCCGCAGCTGGGTGCGGGTCTGCGGGCCCGACTGGGCGGTGGCCTCGTCCAGGACGACGATGTCCGGGTCGGCGAGGAGCGCGCGGGCCAGCGCGAGGTGCTGGAGCGCCCCGTCGTCGAGGGCGACGCCGCTGGCGCCGAGGACGGTGCCGAGCCCCGGCTCCGCCTCCAGCGCCCAGCCGGCCCCGGTCTCGTGCAGGGCGAGGCGGAGTTCGTCGTCGGTGGCGGCGGGCCGGGCGATCCGGAGGTTGTCCGCCAGGGTGCCGCCGAACAGATGGGTCTCCTGGGTGACCAGATAACGGGACGGGGTCCGGCCGTCCCGCGGTCCGCCGGTGTCGATCTCCCCGCGGTCGGGTACGGCCAGGCCCGCGATCAGATGGGCCAGGGTGCTCTTCCCGGATCCGCTGGCGCCGACGAGCGCGAGGCTCGTCCCCGGGGGCACGTGGAGGGAGACGTCGCGCAGGGCGTGACGGGTGCCGTCGTACGAGAACGAGACGCCCTTCACGTCGATGCCCGGGCTGCGCGGCGGCCGGTCCGCTCCCCCGGTCCGGCCGCCGGCCGCGGTGCCGGTGTCCCGGCCCAGGTCGGTGACGCCGACGAGCCGGGACAGTCCGGCAGTCGCCCGCTGGATGTCGTCCAGGCTTCCCAGGAGCGCCCCGACCGGGCCGAAGAGGCGGTGGAAGTACAGCGCGGCGGCCGTGGCGGCGCCGACCGAGACGGCCCCGGAGCGGAGGAGCACGAAGCCCGTGCCGAGCACGGCGGCGAGTCCGAGGAACTCCGCGGCGTTGAGCAGCCCCGTGAACCGGTTGCGCAGCCGGACACCGTCGCGCTGGCGGGCGATGGCCTGTTCGCTGTGTGCGGCCAGTGCGGCGAGGTGCCGGTCCTGGGTCCGGTACGTGCGGATCGTCTCGGCCCCGTGCACCGCCTCGATGACGGACTGGCCGCGGGCGGACTCCAGCCGGCGGATGTCCGCGTAGACCGGGTGCGAGCGGGCGAGGAAGCTCCGGGTGGCGAGGATGTGGACGGGCAGGCAGACGAGGCCGGCCAGGGCCAGCCGTACGTCGAGGACCGCGAGGCCCACCAGGCTCAGGCCGATGGTGAAGGTCGCGGCGGTGATGTCGGGAAGGACCTCGGAGGCCGCTTCGGAGACCGCCTCGACATCGCGGGTCACGCGGGAGACGACGTCGGAACTGTCCGAGGACTCCAGCGTGCGCGCCGGAAGGTGGACCGCGGTCTCGAACACGTCCTCGCGCAGGGCGGCGAGCACGCCCTGGACGAGGACGACGAGCATCCGGCCGCCGGCGTACGCGAGCGCCGCCCCGGCGGCGGCGACGAGCACGAGCGCGACGCCGAGCACGGTGACGCGGCCCCGGCCGCCGTCGTCCGCGACGGTGTCCACGAGGCCGCCGAGGAGCGGGGGCGTGGCGAGGGTGACGGCCGAGCCGCCGAGCAGGGTGAGCAGGGCGAGGGCGAGCCGGCCGCGGTGCGCGCCGAGCCGGCGGACGAGTTCCCGCCGGGTGCGGCGGGGGCCGGCGATGGGCAGGGTGCCGTGCGCGGGGGTCACCTGGCGGTTCCGTTCGGTTCGGGTGCGGCGCCGCCGAGGTCGACGACCCGGTCGCAGGCGGAGAGCAGGATGTGGCTGCTGGTGATCAGGAGTGTCGTGGCGGGCAGGCCGCGCAGCCCTGCGGCGATGCGCTGTTCGGTCACCGGGTCGACCGCGGTGGTGGGTTCGTCGAGGACGACGAGGTCGGCGCCGCTGTGCAGCGCGCGGGCGAGCAGCAGGCGCTGGCGCTGGCCGCCGGAGAGCCTGCGGCCGTGCTCGCCGACCTCGGCCCGGTCGCCCCCGATCCGTTCGAGTACGTCGTCGAGCATGGCGGCCCCGAGCACCGCCGGGTCGCTCTCTTCGCCCGCCGGGGTGAGGTTTGCGCGCAGGGTCCCGGAGAACACCGCGCCGTGGTGGGGCGGGGCCGTGATCCGGGCGCGCACCGGATCCGGGCCGAGGTCGACGGCGTCGACGCCGTCCAGCAGGAGTTCACCGCGGCCGAGCGGGACGCGGTAGCCGAGCCGGTCGCTGAGTTCCCTGGCGTGCCCGGGGTGACGGGGGACGACGCCGAGGAGTTCGCCGGGCCGCAGGTCGAGGGGTGTGCCGTGCTCGGGCGGGTGCCAGCGCAGCGCGGGCACGGCGGTGGCGGCGGTCTCCGTGAGGGCCGCGACGGGCGGGATCAGCGGGGGTTCGTCCAGCAGGTCGCCCAGCCGCCGGGCGGAGGCCCGCTTGTGGATCCAGTTGGAGGCGAACGTGCCGACATGGGCCAGTGAGCCCTGGAGGAACTGGGCGAGTCCGAGGACGGTGACCAACTGGCCGACGGTGATGCTGCCGTCGAGGGCGAGATACCCCGAAGCCGTCGCAAGCGCGGCGAGGAACACCCCCGACAGGAGCAGGCTGAGGCTCCCGTAGGCCAGGACCGAGCGGGAGGCGGCCACGGCGCCGCGCCGCGACGCGCCGCTCGCGACGCGGTAGCGGCGGGCGGCCTCCGCACGGGCGTTCATGCCGATGACCACCCGGAGTCCGGTGATCATGTCGGTCGCCACCTCGCCGGCCCGGGCCGCCGCGCCCTGTTCGGTCATGCCCCGTGCCTCCAGCGGCATCGAGACCCTGCGCATCACGACGAGCACCAGGACCGTGCCGGCGATGACGCCGAGGCCCAGGGGTACGGAGATCACGAGTAGCGCCGTCGACGCCGTGAGGATCGCGGTGACGGTCGCGGCCTGCTGGGCGACGCTCCAGGAGACCCCGGCGACCCGGTAGGTGTCGGACGAGACCAGGGAGAGCGCCTCGCCCGGCCCCGGCCGGCGGCGCAGCGAGCGCGGGTCGAGCAACCGGGTCATCACCCGTTGCCGCAGCGCGTGTTCGCCGTATCCGTAGACGTCCACCATGGCGGTGGACGCCCGCTGGTACGACAGGGACAGGACGACGAAGACCACGCCGAGCACGCCGAGCCACCCCAGCAGCGCGGCGCGGTCCGACGGCACCAGGGCCCGGTCGATGACGACGCCGATGAGCACCGGGACCAGTGCCTCGCACAGCTGGTGGACCATGAACGCGAGGGTGACGAGGGTGAGCCGGCGGCCGCGCCCGTCGCGCAGGAGCGCCACCCGGAACAGCGCCGTGACGGAGTTCGGCCCGAGCCCTGCGGGACGGGTCTCCCGGGTCGCCCTCACCGGGTGTCCCGCTGCCGGCCCAGCGGGATGACCATGGGGGTGCCGGTGACCGGGTCGGGGACGACCTGGCAGGGCAGGTCGAACACGTCCTCCACCAGGGCGGCGGTCACGACCTCCCGCGGGGTGCCCTCGGCGACGACCCGGCCGTCGCGCATGGCGATGAGATGGCTCGCGTAGCGGGCCGCGTGGTTCAGGTCGTGGAGGACGGCGACGAGGGTGTGCCCGGCGCGGTGCAGATCGGTGAACAGCTCCAGCAGGTCGATCTGGTGGGCGATGTCGAGGAACGTGGTCGGTTCGTCCAGCAGCAGGACCGGGGTCTGCTGGGCGAGGACCATCGCCACCCAGACGCGTTGGCGCTGGCCTCCGGAGAGTTCGTCGACCGGCCTGCCGGACAGCTCCGTGACGGAGGTGGCCGCCATGGCGTCCCGTACGGCCTGCTCGTCCTGCCGGGTCCACTGGCGCATCAGCTTCTGGTGCGGGTGGCGTCCGCGGGAGACGAGGTCGGCGACGGTGATCCCGTCGGGCGCGAGCGAGGTCTGCGGGAGCAGCCCGAGGGTGCGCGCCACTTCCCTGGAGCCGTACTCCGCGATGGACCGGCCGTCGAGGACGACCTTTCCCGCGGTGGGCTTCAGCAGCCGGGACACGGCACGCAACAGGGTCGACTTGCCGCAGGCGTTGGGGCCGATGATCACGGTGAACGAACGGTCCGGGATCGCGATGTCCAGATGCTCCGACACGGGCCGCCGGCCGTAGCCGAGGGACGCGTCGAGCACCTCCAGACGGGCCGGGACCGGGGTCCCGGTGCGCTGTGTCGTGATGGTCACGGGTACTCCTCGCGGATGGGCGGGCTCGGGGCGGCGGGACGGTGGGGCGGCTGCGGTCATCCGCGCCGTCCCGCGTACTGGCGGGCGAGCAGCCAGGCCAGATAGGCGCCGCCGACGCACACCGTGACGACGCCCACCGGCAGGTCGACGCGCTGGGCGATGAAGTCGGCGCCGGCCAGGACCGCGGCGCCGGTCAGCGCCGCCGGGACGATCCGCACCGTGGTGGAGCCGCGGGTCAGCCGCTGGGCGATCTGCGGGGCCGCGAGCGCGATGAACGAGATCGGGCCGACGGCGGCGGTCACGAGCGCGGTGAGCGCCACTCCGACGAGCGTGGCCGCGAGCCGGGCGCGCTGCGCCCTGACGCCGAGGGCCACGGCCGCGTCGTCGCCCAGTTCCAGGTGGACCAGGGGCCGCGCCACCGCCGCCGAACAGATCAGCAGGACGACGAAGACGCCCGCCGTCACCCGCAGTTGCTCGAAGCCGAGGCCGCTGAGGGACCCCGCTCCCCAGGTCGCCGCCAGCATGGCCTGCTGCGGGTTGACGGACAGGAGGAGCATCGAGGTGAGGGACGAGAGGAACGCGCCGACGGCGATCCCGACGATGATGAGCCGGAAGGGGGCCAGCCCGCCCCGGTAGGCCAGCAGATACACCAGTAGTGCGGTGAGCGCCCCGCCGATCAGCGAACCCGAGGCGACGGCCAGGTAGTCGGCGGTGCCCAGCAGCAGCAGCACCACGCTCGCGCCGGCGTACGAACCGGAGGCGAAGCCGATCACGTCGGGCGAGCCCAGCGGGTTCTTGGTGAGCGACTGGAAGAGCGCGCCGCTGATGGCGAGTGCCGCGCCGCAGACGATCGCGAACAGCAACCGGGGCAGCCGCCAGTCCACGACCACCAGCCGGTCCCGGGGGTCGGCGTCCGGGTCGAACAGGGCGGACAACACCTGGACCGGGGTGAGCCGGATGGATCCCGTGGCGAGGGTGAGGACGCCGAGGGCGGCCACGGTGACGGCCAGGGCGGCGCAGACGAGGACGGAGCGCCGCTCGACCCGCAGGGCCAGGCCGGTCCGCCGCCAGGTCCAGACCCGCCGGCCGAAGTCGACCCGGTCCGGTGCGGCCGGCTCGTCCGTCGTTCCGGTGGCCGCGGCCGGGGCGGTGGTCCCGTCGGTCGCGGGCGGGTTCGTTGTTCCGGTGGTCACAGGGTGCTCACCTTCCGGCGCCGGACGAGGGCGACGAGGACGGGGGCGCCGACGAGCGCGGTGACGAGGCCGACCCGCATCTCGCCGGAGGGCAGGACCACGCGCCCGATGATGTCGGCGGCCAGCAGGAAGGCGGGCGCGGCGACGATCGTGACGGGCAGGATCCACCGCTGGTCGGGTCCGGTGAACCAGCGCACGACGTGGGGCACCATCAGCCCGACGAACGAGATCGGGCCGGCGACGGCGACGGAGGTCCCGGCGAGCAGGGTGACGGCGATGACCAGGACCACCCGGGTCAGCGCGAGCCGGGTGCCCAGGGACCGGGCGAGGTCGTCGCCGAGCGCCAGCGCGTTGAGCGAGCCGGCGCTGCACAGTCCGAGGACGAGCCCGGCGCCGATCAGCGGCAGGGCGATGGGGAGGATGTCGAGGGACCGGCCGCCGATGGAGCCGACACCCCAGAACCGCATCACGTCGAAGGTGGTCGTGTTCTTGAGCGCCGTGGCGGAGGTGAAGCCGCCGCACACGGCGGTGAACGCGACGCCCGCGAGGGTGAGTTTGACCGGGCTGCCCCGGTCGGCGCCGATCGAGCCGAGCGTGTAGACGAGCACGGTCAGCCCGAAGGCCCCCGCCAGCGCGAACCAGATGAACTGGCCGGCGCCGGTGTACCCAAGCACGGCGACGGCGAAGGTCACCGCGAGGCTCGCGCCCGCGTTCACCCCGAGGATGCCCGGATCGGCCAGGGGGTTACGGGTGAACGCCTGGATCAGTGCGCCGCTGAGGCCGAGGGCCGCGCCGACGACCAGCCCGATCACCGTGCGCGGCACGCGCAGTTCGCGCACCATCACGTGTTCGTCGGAGTCGTCGAAGTGGAACAGCGCGTCCCACACGGTGCCGGGGGCGATGGACCGGGCGCCGACCATCACGCTGAGGACGGCGACGGCGAGCAGCAGCACGAGCGCGGTCAGCAGGATCAGCAGGCGGGTCCGGGTGCGCGGTGCCGGGCCCGCGCCGCGGCGCGGGCCCGGCGCATCGTGCGCCGTACCGGTGGTGGGGTCACCCGTGGGTGGGGCGGTCGTCATGGTTGTCCTTGGAAGTGGGCGTCACCCGGGGAGGCGGCGGACGGCGGTCAGGAGTCCGCGCCGGTGCTGCCCTTGCCCGCGACGGCGTCGGCGAGCATCGGGACGTAGCGCTCCAGGGCCCAGGGGATGGAGAGCACGGACGGGCCGCTGGTGGCCATGCCCAGGGTCGGGTCCTGCACGAACGCGTAGTTCTTCGCGGCGATCGGCTTCCAGCGCGAGAACAGCGGGTCCTTGAGCGTGTACGGGACCTCGTCGGCGCCGTTGGCCCAGCCGACGAAGACGTCGGCCTCGATCGTGTCGAGCTTCTCCAGGCTGACTCCGCCGTACCAGTTGGTGCCCTTCGCGGTGGACGCGATGGCCTTCATCGACGGGGTGTTCTCGAAGCCCATCTCGGTCAGCAGCCGGACGCGGGCGTCGTAGTTGAGGTAGAGACCGAGCTCCGTCGAGCCGGGGGTGAGGGCGAGTCCGTACGTGAACGTCCTGCCCTTGAACTCGGGGTGCTCCCGGGTCACCGCGGTCAGCCGGCCCTGGACGTCGGTGACGAGGCCCTCGGCCTTCTTCGTCTCGCCCATGGCCTTGCCGATGGTGCGGGTCATCTCCTGCCAGGTCCCGCCGTCCCAGGGCTTGTTCAGGTACGGGACGGTGGGGGCGATCTCGGAGAGGCGCTTGTAGTCGACGTCGGAGATGCCGGAGTACAGGCCGACGATGAGGTCCGGCTTCAGCGAGAGGATCTGCTCGAAGTCGATCTCGCCCGCGTCGCCGTAGTTCAGCGTCTCGGGCAGCGGCCCGCCGAGCTTCTCGACCGTGCTGCGGAACCAGGGGGTGTAGCCCTGCTTGTCGCCGCCCCACTGCTCGTCGACGCCGACGGGGACGGTGCCCAGTGCCGCGACCACGTCGAGCGACATCCAGCTGACCGCGACGACGCGCTTCGGCTTCGCCTTGATCGTCGTGGTCCCGTGGCCGTGCTTGATGCTCACCGGGAAGGCGGCCGAGGCGGCACCGGCCCGCACCTTGGCCGTGTCCGGTTCGGACCCGCCGCTGCCGCAGCCCGCCAGCACCACGACGGCGGCGATCGTCAGCGTCACGAGGCGCGCCACGGCGCCCGGTCTGCGTCCTGCCGGGATGGAAGGGGACATGCTTCTCCTCGGTTCTTCAGCGTTCGGTTAGGTAACCCTCACCTAACTGAAAACTAAAGAACCGGGCCGCCCGGAGGGGACGCGGACCGGCCATGATGTGTCGAGATTCGGCCACGTACAGGATTGACGGGACCCTGCCCCGGGGACGTGCTCAGTGGCCGGACTGCGCCGGCACCGTCTGCTCGCGCAGATACCCGGTCGGACTGACGCCGGTCACCCGGCGGAAGGCGGCCGAGAACGCGCTCGTCGTGGAGTAGCCGCAGCGGTGCGCGACCAGGTTGACGGGGCGGCCCTGCGCCAGCAGCGTCGTCGCCTCGGACATCCGGACCAGCGAACGCCACCGCGCGAAGGACATGCCGACATCGCGGCCGAACGCCCGGTTGACGGTGCGTACGCTCAGCGCGTGCCGCGCCGCCCAGGCCTCCAGCGAGAGTTCGCTCTCCGGGTCACGCATGACGTCGTCGGCCAGGGCGCGGATCCGCGCGTCCGCCGGGACGGGGACGTCGATGGCGGGACACGGGTCCTCCTCCAGAAGCTCGATGACGACGCGCTGGGTCCGCAGCCGGAGATCGTCGGGCATCGGGGTGGCGTCGAGGTGGAGCAGCATCTCCTGGAGGGCGCGCCGCACCCTCAGCGGGCGCTGGGCGGTCCAGTGCGGCGGGATCGCCGCGCTGGTCACGTACGTGTAGCAGCTCACGCTGCCCGGATCGGACCAGGAGTCGTGCGGGGTGCCGGGCGGCAGCCAGATCCCCTGGCCGGGCACGAGCCGGCGCACGGTGTCGCGGGTGTGCAGCGTCAGCGAGCCGTGGTGCGGCCAGACCAGGAGCCCGTCGGAGTGGGTGTGCACGCCGGGGACGACGGGCACGGCCGGCGGGGATCCGTCGAAGACGGCGGTGGCGAGCAGATAGGGGGCGGTCACCTCGGCGCCGCCCGCCGACGGCTCGGCCCATCGGAGCGCGACCGCCGGACGCGTTTCGCCGCGCTCGCGGACCGGGACTGTAGCCAGCATGAACTTAGGTTACCCTAACCCGCCCTCGCCCGGCGGTCCGCCGGAGCGCGAGGACGGGCGGGACGCGGCGTCAGTCCGCGAGGTAGCGTTCGACCGTCTCGACCTTGGAGGTCAGACCGTCGGTGACACCCGGACGGATGTCGGCCTTGAGCACGAGGGAGACCCGGCCGGCGCGCGCCTCGACGGCCTGAACGGCGCGCTTGACGACGTCCATGACCTCGTCCCACTCCCCCTCGATGGAGGTGAACATGGCGTCGGTGCGGTTGGGCAGCCCGGACTCGCGGACGACCCGGACGGCGTCGGCGACGTACTCGCCGACGTCCTCGCCGACACCCAGCGGACTGACGGAGAAGGCGACGATCATGCGCTGACCGTGCCTTCCCGGCGGGCCCGGGCGGCGATGACGCCGTCGGCCTCGTAGCGCTTGAGCACCTTGTCGCCGTACAGACCGCCGAACGGCAGCACGCAGAGCAGGAAGAAGAACGCGACCCGCTTGAGCGGCCACTTGGTCTTGTTCCAGACGTCCAGCAGCAGGACGACGTAGATCACGAAGAGCACGCCGTGCAGCATGCCGAGCGGCATCATCAGGAAGTCGATGTCGGAGACCCGGCTCAGCACCGAGCCGAAGAGGATCAGCGCGGGGAAGGAGAGCGCCTCGGGAATCGAGATGAGGCGCAGCCGGTGCAGGGCGGTAGCGGTCTTGATGTCCACGGGGGCACCTTCGGTGGGAGGACGGTGACGGCTTGTGAACGCAGGCACAAGCGCCACCCATTGTGGCATCGCCGCCCGCGGCGCCCGGCGGCGGGGGCGGGCCCGCGCCGCTCGCTCCGCAAGAGATACGTCCCGATTGCGTCCGGGTCCGGTACCGGATGCGTATCAGGGGCGGTTCAGGGGCCCGATCGTGCCGCGGACCCTGTCCCGCCGGCGGTCCCTGCCGCTACCGTCGCCGGGTGGCAATGTTCCGACTCCAAGGCAGCAAGACGCTCGCCGTCGACCTGACCGGCGATGCCGTCAAGGCGAAGAACGGCTCGATGGTCGCCTACGACGGCCGGATGACGTTCAAGAAGATGACCGGCGGCGGTGAGGGTCTGCGCGGCATGGTGACCCGCCGGCTGACCGGTGAGCAGATGACCGTGATGGAGGTGACCGGGCAGGGCACCTGCTTCTTCGCCGACCGCGCGAGCGAGATCAACCTGGTCTCCCTGCGCGGCGAGAAGCTGTTCGTCGAGGCGAGCAACCTGCTCTGCACCGACGCCGGGCTGCGCACCGGCACCACGTTCACCGGGCTGCGCGGCGGCGCGACGGGCAACGGCCTGTTCACCACCACGGTCGAGGGGACGGGCCAGGCGGCGATCATGTCGGACGGTTCGGCCGTGGTCCTGCGGGTCTCCGCCCAGTACCCGCTCTTCGTCGACCCGGGCGCGTACATCGCCCACCAGGGCAACCTCCAGCAGCACTTCCAGTCCGGGGTGAACTTCCGGACGCTGATGGGCGAGGGATCGGGCGAGTCCTTCCAGATCCGGTTCGAGGGCGAGGGACTCGTCTACGTCCAACCCAGCGAGCGGAACACGATCGGGGGCGATGTCTGATGCCGTTCCGCGAGATCAACTCGAAGATGGTCGAGGCGACGGTGATCCCCGGCCAGAAGATGTACAGCCAGCGCGGGGCGATGCTGGCCTACCGCGGCGAGGTGTCGTTCACGCCGAACATCCAGGGCGGCCAGGGCGGGGTGATGTCGATGATCGGCCGCCGCATGGCGAACGAGGCGACCCCGCTGATGACGGTCGAGGGCAGCGGCACGGTGATGTTCGGCCACGGCGGCCATCACATCCAGGTGATCACCCTGACCGGGGACACCCTCTATGTGGAGGCCGACCGGCTGCTCGCCTTCGACGGGACGCTCCAGCAGGGCACGATGTTCATGGGCTCGCAGGGCGGCGTGATGGGCATGGTGCGCGGCCAGGTGACCGGGCAGGGCCTGTTCACCACGACCCTCAAGGGCCATGGCGCGGTGGCGGTGATGGCGCACGGCGGGGTGATCGAACTGCCGATCACGCCAGGTCGCGACGTACATGTGGACCCGCAGGCGTACGTCGCGCACCACGGCGAGGTGCGCAACAAGCTCTCCACCGCGCTGGGCTGGCGCGACATGGTGGGACGGGGTTCCGGCGAGGCGTTCCAGCTGGAGCTCAGCGGCAGTGGTGCGGTGTACGTCCAGGCGTCGGAGGAGAAGCTGTGAGCACGCCCGTGGTCTTCGACCCCATGACGCTGCCGTCGGACGACAACGTCAACGCGTACACCTTCTGCGTGGAGCTCAAGGGGAGCCAGTGGTTCCTGCAGAAGGGCAAGATGATCGCCTACTACGGGCGGATCGAGTTCAACGGGATCGGCCACGGCCGCTTCGAGCGGCTGATCCGTACGAGCTTCCACTCGCCGCTGCACGCGAGCGACTGGGTGGTGGCCGAGGGCAGCGGCAAGATGCTGCTCGCCGACCGGGCCTTCGATGTGAACTCCTACGACCTGGACAACGGCAATCTGACGATCCGCTCCGGCAACCTGCTGGCCTACCAGCCGACGCTGGCGCTGAAGCAGTCGATCGTGCCGGGGTTCCTGACGCTGATCGGCACCGGGAAGTTCGTCGCCGCGTCCAACGGGCCGGTGGTCTTCATGGAGCCGCCGCTGCGCGTCGACCCGCAGGCACTGGTCGGCTGGGCGGACTGCCCCTCGCCGTGCCACCACTACGACCACGGCTACATGACGGGCGTGATGGGCGGGCTGCGGGCGTTCACCGGGATCGGGGGCGCGTCCGGCGAGGAGCACCAGTTCGAGTTCGTCGGCGCGGGCACGGTGCTGCTCCAGTCGACCGAGGTACTGATGGCCGAACAGCCGACGGGGGCCGTGCCGCAGCAGGCGGGCGTCCCCGGCGGTGGTCAACCTGGGTCCGCACCCCGCATGCCCGGCCAGCTGGGGGACCTCCAGCGTCGCTTCGGGTTTTGACATCCTCCTCCAGCTGAAGCAGGGGGATTCCTGGCTCAGGCCGCCTCCAGGAGCAGCGCTCCCGGAGGGCTTCCGCCGTCAGCACCAGCCGGGTTGAGACCTGCCCGGACGAGCATCACATGGGCGGAGTTCTTGTCCCGGGGGGACACGGCTCCGCACGCGGTGCACGCGTACGTTCGTTCAGAGAGGGGAAGTGCGTGCTTGGTTCTCGCACCGCACTGTG harbors:
- a CDS encoding MTH1187 family thiamine-binding protein — encoded protein: MIVAFSVSPLGVGEDVGEYVADAVRVVRESGLPNRTDAMFTSIEGEWDEVMDVVKRAVQAVEARAGRVSLVLKADIRPGVTDGLTSKVETVERYLAD
- a CDS encoding AraC family transcriptional regulator codes for the protein MLATVPVRERGETRPAVALRWAEPSAGGAEVTAPYLLATAVFDGSPPAVPVVPGVHTHSDGLLVWPHHGSLTLHTRDTVRRLVPGQGIWLPPGTPHDSWSDPGSVSCYTYVTSAAIPPHWTAQRPLRVRRALQEMLLHLDATPMPDDLRLRTQRVVIELLEEDPCPAIDVPVPADARIRALADDVMRDPESELSLEAWAARHALSVRTVNRAFGRDVGMSFARWRSLVRMSEATTLLAQGRPVNLVAHRCGYSTTSAFSAAFRRVTGVSPTGYLREQTVPAQSGH
- a CDS encoding iron chelate uptake ABC transporter family permease subunit gives rise to the protein MALRVERRSVLVCAALAVTVAALGVLTLATGSIRLTPVQVLSALFDPDADPRDRLVVVDWRLPRLLFAIVCGAALAISGALFQSLTKNPLGSPDVIGFASGSYAGASVVLLLLGTADYLAVASGSLIGGALTALLVYLLAYRGGLAPFRLIIVGIAVGAFLSSLTSMLLLSVNPQQAMLAATWGAGSLSGLGFEQLRVTAGVFVVLLICSAAVARPLVHLELGDDAAVALGVRAQRARLAATLVGVALTALVTAAVGPISFIALAAPQIAQRLTRGSTTVRIVPAALTGAAVLAGADFIAQRVDLPVGVVTVCVGGAYLAWLLARQYAGRRG
- a CDS encoding iron-siderophore ABC transporter substrate-binding protein, whose translation is MSPSIPAGRRPGAVARLVTLTIAAVVVLAGCGSGGSEPDTAKVRAGAASAAFPVSIKHGHGTTTIKAKPKRVVAVSWMSLDVVAALGTVPVGVDEQWGGDKQGYTPWFRSTVEKLGGPLPETLNYGDAGEIDFEQILSLKPDLIVGLYSGISDVDYKRLSEIAPTVPYLNKPWDGGTWQEMTRTIGKAMGETKKAEGLVTDVQGRLTAVTREHPEFKGRTFTYGLALTPGSTELGLYLNYDARVRLLTEMGFENTPSMKAIASTAKGTNWYGGVSLEKLDTIEADVFVGWANGADEVPYTLKDPLFSRWKPIAAKNYAFVQDPTLGMATSGPSVLSIPWALERYVPMLADAVAGKGSTGADS
- a CDS encoding AIM24 family protein translates to MFRLQGSKTLAVDLTGDAVKAKNGSMVAYDGRMTFKKMTGGGEGLRGMVTRRLTGEQMTVMEVTGQGTCFFADRASEINLVSLRGEKLFVEASNLLCTDAGLRTGTTFTGLRGGATGNGLFTTTVEGTGQAAIMSDGSAVVLRVSAQYPLFVDPGAYIAHQGNLQQHFQSGVNFRTLMGEGSGESFQIRFEGEGLVYVQPSERNTIGGDV
- a CDS encoding iron chelate uptake ABC transporter family permease subunit, translating into MTTAPPTGDPTTGTAHDAPGPRRGAGPAPRTRTRLLILLTALVLLLAVAVLSVMVGARSIAPGTVWDALFHFDDSDEHVMVRELRVPRTVIGLVVGAALGLSGALIQAFTRNPLADPGILGVNAGASLAVTFAVAVLGYTGAGQFIWFALAGAFGLTVLVYTLGSIGADRGSPVKLTLAGVAFTAVCGGFTSATALKNTTTFDVMRFWGVGSIGGRSLDILPIALPLIGAGLVLGLCSAGSLNALALGDDLARSLGTRLALTRVVLVIAVTLLAGTSVAVAGPISFVGLMVPHVVRWFTGPDQRWILPVTIVAAPAFLLAADIIGRVVLPSGEMRVGLVTALVGAPVLVALVRRRKVSTL
- a CDS encoding DUF3817 domain-containing protein: MDIKTATALHRLRLISIPEALSFPALILFGSVLSRVSDIDFLMMPLGMLHGVLFVIYVVLLLDVWNKTKWPLKRVAFFFLLCVLPFGGLYGDKVLKRYEADGVIAARARREGTVSA